A region of the Nitrospirota bacterium genome:
ACACGTTCGTGATCCTCAGCGGCGATTCGGACTTCTCGGCGCTGGTCAGCAAGCTGCGAGAGAACAACAAGGTGGTGATCGGGGTGGGGGTGAAGAAATCCACGTCAGACCTGCTGATCTCCAACTGCGACGAGTTCATCTTCTACGACGATTTGGTGCGCGAAGCCGAAAAGCAGCGCCGCGCCGCGCGTCGGACGGTCACCGCGAAAGCGACGCGCAAGGCCGCTCCTCTAGAAGAGGAAGACAAGAAGCGGGCGGCGCTCGATCTCGTCCTCGATACCGCGGCCGACCTGTTCGAAGAGCGGGGCGAAGAAGAGAAGGTCTGGGGCTCCATGGTCAAGCAGGCCCTGAAACGACGCAGTCCGGGCTTCAACGAGGCGTACCACGGATACCGTACGTTCGGTGAGCTGCTCGAGGACGCGCAGGCACGCGGGTTGC
Encoded here:
- a CDS encoding NYN domain-containing protein; amino-acid sequence: MSTKPKTQNMALFCDFENVALGVRDAKYAEFDIQKVLERLLLKGNIVVKKAYCDWERYKEFKKVMHEAAFELIEIPHVRQSGKNSADIRMVVDALDLCYTKAHVDTFVILSGDSDFSALVSKLRENNKVVIGVGVKKSTSDLLISNCDEFIFYDDLVREAEKQRRAARRTVTAKATRKAAPLEEEDKKRAALDLVLDTAADLFEERGEEEKVWGSMVKQALKRRSPGFNEAYHGYRTFGELLEDAQARGLLSLEYDEKSGGYIIKSLAKE